In the Acidobacteriota bacterium genome, CGTGGGTCGATCTGCGTAGAGGGTTCTCCCCCGCCGAGAGGATCGCCCGGCAGGTCGCCCGTCGAATCGATGTCCCGCTGGATCGCCGGATCCTTCGTCGATCGCTGGCTTCACCTCTGGCGTTCAAGCGGCTGGATCGAGGATCCCGGCTGGGGAGCGGACCCCACCTCTACGCCCGCCGACGCCCGCTTTCAGGGGATCGTGTGCTCTTGATTGACGATGTGGTGACGACGGGAACCACTCTGGCGAACGGCGCTCGAGCGCTCTACGCCGCCGGCGCGGGAGAGGTCATGGCGGCGGTCTGGGCGATCAAAACGTGATTTGATTATTATAGGTAAACCCTGTAATTTGGCCCGATGACGAAATCGGCCATTTCCGCCTCTTGACGATTTCCTGCGGTGATCGTATATCAACCCACGTCGAGGCGTATGCTTGACGACACGCGGTTTAGATTTATGATTGTTTACCAATGAAAATGAACGGTTTATCGAGATCCCGCAATGGGGGGGAGGTCACTTTGAAGACGAAGCTTTCACACCTCGGCGTCGCACTGGCGTTGGTGGTGGCGTTGGCCATGCCGGCTATGGCTGCTGGAGAGATCACCGTCGGTGGCTTTGTGCAGGCCATCGCGAAGGCAAAAAACCTGAACGCCACCGATGCCAGCATCGCTGTGGACGCGTTGGCCGCTGCAGGAATCACCCTGCCGGCCGACTTGAACATGAACGGTCAGTTGACTGAGGGCGACGTAGCTCGAATCTCTCAGAGCCTCGGCCTGAATGTGAACACCAGCCGACCTAGCGCCAACTTCACGCGCGCCCAGGTCAACCGGTACTTCCGATCCTTCGAAGAGGAGATCGGATTCTCGGGTGGTGGCGGAGCCGTCGCTGCTTCCGGTACCCCGGCTTTTGACCCTTTCAGCAAGGGTAACGGCAAGAGCAAAGGCAAGGGCAAAGGGCACACCACCCCGACCGAGCCTGAATAAGCATAATAAATTAAAAGGTACCTCGGGGCCACTGGCGATTATCTCGCCGGTGGCCCTTTTTTTGCGTGGGCAGGGACTGTGATTCAACGTATATTGCCCGCGCTCCTAGGTCTGGTTAGGTACGTGGAGATGCGAACCCCCGGCCGTCAGTTGCGCCCGAGCGAATAGGGACTTGGGCAAGAATCGGGCGCTAGATCCCGGCGAAATGCACTTGACGACATTTGGGATTACCGTATATCTACGTAACTTCGCCGAACCGACGAGGTAACCTTTTAGTTAGTAGATTAGTTAGTAGACTGAACGGGGAGGTCATAGTTCATGAACAGAGTGAGACGTCTGAGTGCGGTGGCTATCGCGTTTGCGATGGTAGTCGCGTTCGCGATGCCGGCCCTCGCGGCCAACAGCATCACTGTCGGTAAGTTCGTCCAAGAACTTGCCAGAGCCAAGAACCTGAATGCAACCGATGCCATCATCGCCACCGATTCCCTGGCCGCCGTCGGAGTGAACCTCCCGAAGGACCTGGATCTCGGTGCCAACCTGACCGAAGGCACCGTCGCCGCGATCTCGCGCTCGATGGGTCTCAACGTCACGACCAGCCGACCGGATCGTGATTTCAACACGGACCAGGTCAACCGATTCCTCCAGAGCTTCACCGTAGAGCTGGGCGCTGGAACCCAGACGACCCACTCCACCGGCGAGAACCCGGGCGAAGGAAGCGGACCGGGTAACGGTAACAGTGGTCCTCCGTTTGATCCGTTCTCCAAGGGCAAGGGCAAGAACAAAGGCAAGGGCAAGGGCGGTATGACCCCCACCGAGCCGGAATAAGCCTCCCAAAAAAACAAAGCTTTCGGAGCCGCCACCCCGATGGGGGTGGCGGTTTTCCTTTTCTGACCTGCAGAAAATACTGATAGAGCGTATATGGGAAAGCAGCAACGCTGATGATTCCCACTCCAGGAGGATTGAGATGTTTTCGAACAACCGTCGCGCCGTTCTGAGCTGCGCCATCATTGTGGCCGCACTGCTCGGCTTGACCCTCTCCCCCGCCCTTGCCGGCCAGAGCGTCACGGTCGGGGATTTTGTCCAGGAATTGGCGAGGAACCGCGGACACCAGAGTGTCGACGCCGTTTCGGCCATCAACGCGCTAACCGCCAATGGCATCCGCATCCCTCGTGACATCCGACTCGAGAGCGCGCTGACGGAGAACGATGTGGTCGCGCTCTCTCGCGCCGTCGGCATCTCCGTGACGACGCGCAACCCCGACCGCGTCTTCGATGCCGACCGATCGAAGCGATTCTTTGAGATCTTCTCCAGCGAATTGATCGTCGAGACTCGGAATTACTCGACGGAAGACTCCGACGGCGATGCCCCGCCGTTCGACCCCTTCACCAAGGCCAAGGGTAAAGGCAAGGGCAAGGGCGGCGTGACCGAGACCAACCCCGACTGATCTGCCTCGCCAGGCCGGGTCCCTGATGCCGCCATCCTCCGGGGTGGCGGTTTTCATTTGGGCGGCACTTCCCGAGAGAATTGGTATCTTATCCGGGTTCCGCACGAGGAGTTTTGTCTTGCCCCAGACCCATCGAGCAAACCTGCTGCTGGCAATGTTCGCGTTGTTCCTCCTTTCGGGCGCGACGTCGCTGGTCTACCAGGTGCTGTGGCTGCGCCAGCTGATCCTGATCTTCGGGTCCACCCAGTTTGCGACCAGTACGGTGCTGTCGACGTTCATGGCCGGTCTTGCGTTAGGGGCCTTCGTCGCAGGACGTAAATTCTCCGGGTCACGATCACACCCGTTGGCGGTCTATGGCTGGCTTGAGATCGGGATCGGGATCTACGCCCTGATCGTTCCGTTTCTATTCCGTAGTCTCTCGCCGATCTACCAGGTGATCTGGGATGCCGGCGCCGCCGACTCCTTCGTCGTTCTCAGTCTTGCCAAATTCGTCGGGATCGCGATCGTCCTTCTCCCACCGACCGTTCTGATGGGTGCCAGTCTTCCGGTTCTCGCACGACAGGTCGCCGACGACCCCGATACGATCGGAGGCAAGGTCGGCGGGCTCTACGCCATCAATACCTTCGGCGCCGTCTGCGGTGTCTTCGTGGCCGGCTTCCTGGCGATCCCCAACATCGGCATGCAGGCGACGCTCTACGCAACGGCGGCGACCAACCTGGCCCTGGGCGTCGTTGCGATCGTCGTCTCCCGGCCGGCGCCGAAGCCCGTCGAGGACCCGCGATCAGCTTCGACCAAGACCCGCCGTGAATCCATCACGTCGGGGCGTGTGAAGTTGGCCCTGGTCGCGTTCGCGGTCTCGGGGTTCGGCGCGCTGGTACTTGAGGTCGCCTGGACCCGCGTGCTGGCGCTCGTCATGGGAAGCTCGGTCTACGCGTTCTCGCTGATGCTCCTGGCGTTTCTTGTGGGGCTTGCCGTCGGTAGCGCCTGGTTCTCGCGCTACCTCAGGAAGCGACCGGACGTCGATCCCGGGACGCTGCTGGCGCTGCTGCTGGGGTCCGCCGGTCTTCTGGCCTGGGCGACTGCGTTCCTCTTTCCACAACTCCCACGACTCTTTGCGTGGGTCTTCTTCAGCGGCATCGACATGACTCCGGGGCGCTGGTTCTTCGTGCAGTTCGTGCTGGGGCTGTTGATCATGTTCCCGGCGACCCTGGCCCTCGGTGGCATCTTCCCGACGATGCTGCAGATCCACGCCCGGGAGTTGAAGGGCGTTTCCGGATCGGTGGGAACCGTCTACGCCAGCAACACGGTCGGCACGATCCTGGGCGCCGGCATGGCCGGGTTCATCCTGATCCCGACACTGGGCGTGCTCAACACCGTCATCGCGGTGGCGGTGATCGAGATGCTCTTGGGGATTGTGATGGCCATCGCAGTCACCCGGCGGCGGCGGCCGGTCCTGATCGGCGGCATGATCGTCCTGGCGGTGGTGATGGCGTTCATGCGGCCCGGCTGGGATACCCGCTTGATGAACAGCGGGGTCTACATGAACCTCTTCGACATCGAGGGCGAGACACCGAAGGACTCCTGGGACCAGTTTCTCAAGGCGATCCACACGAACAACGTCACGCTCTACGCAGAAGAGGGCTATACCGCCTCGGTCTTCGTGGCGGAACAGCCGGACTACGGAAACCGCTACCTCTCGGTCAACGGCAAGATCGAGGCCTCCACGTCGAGCGATGTGGAGACTCAGATCATGTGTGCCCACCTTCCGCTCCTGATCCACGACGACCCGAAGGACGTGATGATCATCGGTCTCGCCAGTGGCATCACCGTCGGAGCGGCTGCGGCCCACGAGGTGGAGTCTATCCGGGTGGTGGAAGTCGAGAAGAAGATGATCCCGGCGGCCGAGCTGTTCGCCGAACACAACGACCACGTCCTGGAGGACGAGCGGGTCGACATCTCCGTCAATGACGCACGGAACGAACTGGAGTTCTCGTCGCAGACGTATGACGTTCTGATCTCCGAACCGTCCAATCCTTGGATGACCGTCGCCGCGAATTTGTTTACCGAGGACTTCTTCGAGATGGCGAAGACACGGGTTCGGCCCGGTGGGATCTTCGCCCAGTGGATTCAGAACTACTATCTGCCACCGGAGGATCTCCGCTCGATCGTCGCGGCGTTTCGCAAGTCCTTTCCCCACATCGTCATGTTCGAGACCTACGGAGGCGTGGACCTGATTCTGTTGGGTGCCCAGGAACCCATCGATCTGGACCTGGACGAGATCGAAGGTCGCATGGGCGACCTGACGGTGCGCATGAGTATGGGGCGCGCGGAGATCCGTCGTCCCAGTGACGTGCTGGCGATGTTGCGGATGGGTCCCGAGGAGATCGATCGCCTGGTCATCGACGCGCCGCGCAACACCGACGACAACGCCCGGGTGGAGTTCTCGGCACCGAAGGCCCTGGGCGCCCCCACGCTGTGGGGCAACATGGAACTGCTCCGCTCGTTCTCCGCCGACCCGGTGCTGTTGGTGACCGACGACGAGTCCGATCCTGCCGAACGGGACGCCCTCCGCCTGAAGCTGGCGTACAGCTTCTACCGACGTGGCGAGTATCCGTTGGCCCGGCAGCAGTTGGACCTGATCGAGGATCGGTCCCTGGATGACCAGATCTCGGAGTTGCGGGAGCAGATCGCGACCTACGAAGGCGAATAAAGCTTATATTTCTATTACACGCAGGGTATTCTCGGCCTTTCCGTCCCCTATCCCCCAACCCTCACTTCTCGGATCCTCGTTTTTCTGATCAAGAATTGACAGGAACGGGATTGTTCGCTGCGGATTCACCGCGTATATCTCTCTGAGTTTCTGACGAACTGGCGTCCCCCGCGTCGGCACGGCGCTGGGGTCAAAGGGGAATATTGTTGCAGCGGTCGCTCCCCGGTCGGTGGCTGCCACTGGCCATGATGCTTTTGGGCTGTTGCCTTGTGGCATCGGCCCAGACGACGGTCTACGTCGACGACGACGCCTGCCCGGGCTCGGGGGATGGTTCGTCCGGCTCCCCTTACTGCGAGATCCAGGAAGGGGTCTGCGCGATTCGTGTTGCCGGCGGCACCGTCATGGTGCGACCGGGTACCTACCTCGAGTCGATCCGGATGTTGGGAGGCGTGAGTGTCGTCTCGACCGACGGCCCGGCGGTGACGACCATCGACGCCACCGGGCGTCCCTGCATCCGTCAGTCCGACTGCTTGCCCAGCACGATCAACCTGACCTGCTCCGCCGTCGTCTTCGGTTCGGGGACATTGGCAACCGACCGCCTTGAGGGATTCCGTATCACCGGAGGGGACGGCCTGTTCCGCGACTTCGGTGCGGGAACGCCTCCGAACGCGGTGACAGGCGCCGGCGTCTTCGTCTTTGACAGTTCGCCGATCATCACAAACAACGAGATCGTCACCAACGATCTCAGCCACGGCGGCACCAAGTACTTCTTCGGCGGCGGCGTCTATCTGTTTGGCTCCAGCTATGCCACCCCGACCAACCCGGTGGTCACCTACAACCTGATCGAGGACAACAGCGCCAATTCGCCCCAGGGCCAGAACCAGAACAACATCTCCTACTCCTGGGCTGGAGGGCTCTACATCGGCCAGAACGTCGAGGCCGTTGTCACCGACAACACGATCCGTCAGAACAAGTCCGGCGACATCTCACGGAACCACCAGATCGCCCTCGGTGGAGGCATCGTCAGTTATGGGCTGGTCCCCGGAATGGGACCCAACATCTCCCGCAACGTCATCGTCGACAACGAGGCCGCGGATCGAGGTGGCGGGCTGTTCCTCGGCACGATCTACTCGGGGTCGACTTACTTCCCGACTCAGGGTCTGTTTGACTCCAACGTGTTCGATCAGAACGTCGGTGGTTTCCTCGGCGGAGGTGTCTACGTCGGAACGTCCGCAGCCGAGTTC is a window encoding:
- a CDS encoding fused MFS/spermidine synthase, whose product is MPQTHRANLLLAMFALFLLSGATSLVYQVLWLRQLILIFGSTQFATSTVLSTFMAGLALGAFVAGRKFSGSRSHPLAVYGWLEIGIGIYALIVPFLFRSLSPIYQVIWDAGAADSFVVLSLAKFVGIAIVLLPPTVLMGASLPVLARQVADDPDTIGGKVGGLYAINTFGAVCGVFVAGFLAIPNIGMQATLYATAATNLALGVVAIVVSRPAPKPVEDPRSASTKTRRESITSGRVKLALVAFAVSGFGALVLEVAWTRVLALVMGSSVYAFSLMLLAFLVGLAVGSAWFSRYLRKRPDVDPGTLLALLLGSAGLLAWATAFLFPQLPRLFAWVFFSGIDMTPGRWFFVQFVLGLLIMFPATLALGGIFPTMLQIHARELKGVSGSVGTVYASNTVGTILGAGMAGFILIPTLGVLNTVIAVAVIEMLLGIVMAIAVTRRRRPVLIGGMIVLAVVMAFMRPGWDTRLMNSGVYMNLFDIEGETPKDSWDQFLKAIHTNNVTLYAEEGYTASVFVAEQPDYGNRYLSVNGKIEASTSSDVETQIMCAHLPLLIHDDPKDVMIIGLASGITVGAAAAHEVESIRVVEVEKKMIPAAELFAEHNDHVLEDERVDISVNDARNELEFSSQTYDVLISEPSNPWMTVAANLFTEDFFEMAKTRVRPGGIFAQWIQNYYLPPEDLRSIVAAFRKSFPHIVMFETYGGVDLILLGAQEPIDLDLDEIEGRMGDLTVRMSMGRAEIRRPSDVLAMLRMGPEEIDRLVIDAPRNTDDNARVEFSAPKALGAPTLWGNMELLRSFSADPVLLVTDDESDPAERDALRLKLAYSFYRRGEYPLARQQLDLIEDRSLDDQISELREQIATYEGE